In the genome of Cryptomeria japonica chromosome 8, Sugi_1.0, whole genome shotgun sequence, one region contains:
- the LOC131041729 gene encoding transcription termination factor MTERF6, chloroplastic/mitochondrial, whose translation MAVLYPKYFLCSMRCLSCIPLTISLQPLRCLQFSPLSSSSFPSAPSLNVVSDFLTKESGFSSSQATTVMRRKPRLLRHKSDQTAREAIHMLKDYGFTEDQLKSAILRNPTILTLKVDAQLKPRMEFLKNLCLAPEDMPVIISRCPRLFDSSFEKCLAPNILHLRSLFGSKDDLCKAVRWAPQFLTSDFKKHVVPRVEYVKNNLGIPDGSAAFVRVLGVVLRLSFETLEEKTENLASLGLAAEEIRLILRGNPKGLQSSTKKIKENMDFFIHTAGLMPEIVASHPKILNFSVEKTLKPRFEFFKYLQTNPHCKSPPSLVGFFTLSEKRLLKYYGQYRTQVKSNDYKIS comes from the coding sequence ATGGCAGTTTTGTATCCTAAGTACTTTCTTTGTTCAATGAGATGTCTGTCATGCATCCCTCTAACAATTTCACTGCAACCCTTAAGATGTCTACAGTTCTCACCACTTTCCTCATCATCGTTTCCTTCCGCTCCCTCCCTCAATGTCGTTTCAGATTTTTTAACAAAAGAAAGTGGGTTTTCTTCTTCTCAAGCAACAACAGTAATGAGGAGAAAACCAAGGCTGTTGAGACACAAATCTGACCAGACTGCTAGAGAAGCAATTCATATGCTGAAAGATTATGGATTTACAGAAGACCAACTTAAGAGTGCCATTCTTAGAAACCCAACGATTCTTACGCTCAAAGTGGATGCGCAGTTGAAGCCCAGGATGGAATTCCTGAAAAATTTGTGCTTGGCTCCTGAAGACATGCCAGTTATTATATCTCGTTGTCCCAGACTTTTTGATTCCAGCTTCGAAAAGTGTCTCGCTCCTAATATCCTCCATCTTAGAAGCTTATTTGGCTCAAAGGACGATCTGTGCAAGGCTGTCAGATGGGCACCTCAGTTTCTGACAAGTGATTTCAAGAAGCATGTGGTACCTAGAGTGGAGTACGTGAAGAATAATTTAGGCATTCCAGATGGCTCCGCAGCATTTGTGCGAGTCCTCGGTGTGGTTCTACGCCTTAGTTTCGAAACTCTGGAAGAGAAGACTGAGAATTTGGCGAGCCTTGGTCTCGCAGCGGAGGAGATTCGTCTAATTCTTCGGGGTAATCCCAAGGGTCTTCAGAGTTCAactaagaaaataaaggaaaacatgGATTTCTTTATACACACTGCAGGTCTGATGCCCGAGATTGTTGCTTCACATCCAAAGATCCTGAATTTCAGCGTTGAGAAAACGCTCAAACCCCGCTTTGAATTTTTCAAATATCTGCAGACAAATCCACACTGCAAGAGTCCACCTAGTCTGGTTGGTTTCTTTACATTAAGTGAGAAAAGATTACTTAAATATTATGGCCAATACCGTACTCAAGTCAAGTCTAACGATTATAAAATTTCCTAA